The genomic stretch CGCAAAGGCCTCAACAGCCTTCTTGGCAACGTCTTCCAGACTGACAAATGGAAACGCTCCGATTTCCTGGATCGTGGAAATGCCCGGTATGCGCAAAAGCAGCTCAAGGGCCGGCCCGGACAACCCGCGACCGTCTGGCACCTCCACGTCTACCCTGTCCCAGCTGCCTTCAACCCGAATCTCCGGATCAAGCCGCGCCAGCAGCTTTCGGATGTTCTGGCGCAGATGACGCATCTGCTGGCGACGGACGGGTTTACTCTTGATAGCAACTTCCGGAGCGGGACGAATAAGCAGTTTCATAAATCGGAATTTTGTCGGGTGGCGTATTGTACTGAAAGGCCTTAGTCTACCCTTTTGACTGCGCGCCTCAAAATCGGGCATTTCCGCAACATCCAGGAGTTTCACCGTTAATGCAGGAAACCACCATCAATGCCCTCGTCTCACCAGAGGGCAGCCTTGAAATTCTCTCCAATCATGAGGTCAACCGCCTCAAGGACCGCAGCGAAGGCGGGCTTTACCGGCTGTTTCGCCAATGCGCGCTGGCGGTTCTCAATACGGGCATCGAGACTGACGACTGCAAGGCATTGATGGAATCTCATGCCGACTTTGATGTCCGCCTGGTACCGCAGCCCCGGGGCCTCAAACTGGAACTGATCAATGCGCCCGGCCATGCCTTTGTTGATGGCGAAATGCTGAGGGCGATCCGCGAGCACCTGTTCTCGGTTTTACGAGACATTATCTACTCGCATTCAATCCCTCAGACAGCCGCCGGTTTTCGCCGGGATGATCCGGAGGACCTGACCAATTACGTATTCCACATTCTCCGCAACGCCCGGGTGCTGCAGGCGGGAAGACAACCAGACCTCGTGGTCTGCTGGGGTGGCCACTCCATCGGGCATGAAGAATACCAGTACAGCAAGGATGTCGGTCATCAGTTGGGGCTCAGGGCCCTGAGCATCTGCACCGGATGTGGCCCGGGTGCCATGAAAGGTCCCATGAAAGGTGCCACCATTGGCCACGCCAAGCAGCGGGTAAAGAACGGTCGCTACATCGGTATTACAGAACCCGGCATCATTGGCGCCGAAGCCCCAAACCCGATCGTCAATGAACTGGTCATCATGCCGGACATTGAAAAGCGCCTGGAAGCGTTCGTCCGCTGTGGTCACGGCGTGATTGTATTCCCAGGCGGTGTCGGCACCGCCGAGGAAATTCTCTACCTGCTCGGGATCCTGCTGCATCCGGACAATGCAGATCTGCCCTTCCCGGTGGTATTTACCGGCCGGCAGGAAAACGCGGAATACTTCGAGATGATCGATAAGTTTATCCGGAACGCCCTCGGGGATGAGGCTGCGAGCAAATACGAGATCATCATCGACGATCCGGTGCGCGTGGCCCAGACCATGAAAAAAGGAATGAAGGAGGTCGAGACGTTCCGGCGCGCCATGCAGGATGCCTATTATTTCAACTGGATGCTGAAGATCGACCCGGTGTTCCAGCTGCCGTTCGAGCCCAATCACGACAACATGCGGGCGCTGGAGCTGCATCGGGACCAGCCTGTGCACCTGATCGCTGCGAATTTGCGCAAGGCCTTCAGTGGCATTGTTGCCGGTAACGTCAAGGAGGGTGGTATACGACAGGTTCAGGAGAAGGGGCCGTTCGAAATCGCAGGCGACCCGACTCTGATAAAACCGCTCGAAGCCATGCTCGAGCAGTTTGTGACCCAGAACCGGATGAAACTACCGGGTTCTTCGGCCTACAGACCGAGCTATCGCATCGTCAGCGGAGCGGCCTGAGCCGCTTCGCTGACAGGGTAAGGCTTACTTGCCGCCGTCTGCCGGCAGGCTCGCGAAGTAGGCCGCCAGATTGGCAATGTCGGCGTCACTTAGGGCAGCAGCCTGCCCCTGCATAATCGCGGCCTGGCCGCCAGAGCGTTGCTTGTTCTTGTACGCCTTCAGGGCCGATACCAGGTACTGCTCGTTCTGGCCCGCCAGGTTGGGGTATGTCGGGATTTGCGCAAGACCATTCTGGCCATGGCACGCAGCACAGACAGCCGCCTTGGCCTTGCCGGCTTCGGCATCTGCGGCAGAAACTACTGCAGGCACAGCAGCGCCAAGCGCAAAAATTCCCGCAACAGCGTAGTGTTTCAGATTCATTGTTATTACCCTCTCATCGTCATTTTCCAGATTTTAAGGCCGGTTCGGAGGCCGGGCGCTAAACTGACTTGCACTTATAGCACAGAGCGGGGCAACCTCAAATGCGATAGGTCAAGGACATCTTTTCGACGTTAGTCCTCTTTCCTGTTCTGGCTATTAGGGTGAAAGTACGTTCGATTCCGTATCCAAGATTGATTTAATTCTCCGGAGAAAACGCCAATGTCTGTAGAGGCCGAGGAACTTGCATGCCGCGAAGGGCACATGGGTGTTCTTACACTGAACTCCCCGGGCACTCTCAACGCGCTTTCCGAACACATGATCGAGCAGATCCAGGACATCCTGGACCGCTGGGCCAATGATGACCGAATCTGCATCGTGGTCATTCAGGGCGCCGGTGAGAGAGCCTTTTGCGCCGGCGGTGATATCCGCGAACTCTATGATGCAATTCTCGACGGGCAAGAGCCGGAGAAACCGGTACGGTTTTTCAGCCGGGAATACCGGATGGATTACAACATCCATCGCTTCCCAAAGCCCGTGCTGGGTATAGCCCACGGCGTGGTGATGGGCGGCGGTCTTGGTGTGTTCTCAGGCTGCCGGTATCGGCTGGTTACGCCGGATGTCACGCTGGCAATGCCCGAGATCACGATCGGGCTGTTTCCGGATGTGGGTGCCAGCTGGTTTTTGAAACGGCTGCCAGGAAGGCTGGGGCTGTTCATGGGGTTGACCGGCGCCCGTTTGAACGTCAGCGATACGCTGCGGGTTGGTCTCGCCGACATGGCCATCCTGCCGGAGGACCGGGATCGCCTGCTTGACCGACTGGCCTCGGAACGCTGGACCGGCCAAACCGCCGCCGATGACAATCGACTGTTCAGGTTACTCAACCAGATCCAGACACCGGATTACCGGACACTGCCACCCAGTCACCTCGCCCGGCACGAACAGCGGATTGCCAGGCTGAGCGCCGGCGATGAACTTCCGGACATCGTTGATCAACTGCTGGCAGCGGAGGTTGACTGCGACTGGTGGCATGCCTGTATGAACACGCTCAGAAACGGATGCCCGGTCTCTGCATGGCTGGTCTGGACCCAGTTACAGAAAGCGCAGCAAATGTCCCTGAAGGACGCCTTCCGCATGGAACTGGCGATGGTTTCCGAATGCATCCGCCGGCCTGATCTGACAGAGGGAATCCGGGCTCTGGCTATCGACAAGGACCGCCAGCCAAAATGGAGTTACCCGAGCGTGGCCGATGTGCCGGAAGACGTGGTTGCGGCTCATTTCACCCCGGAGTGGGATGACGAGACGGATCCGATGGGCCTGGAGTAAGCCGGTCGGCGCTAGAATTCGGCGCCCGCCTGCACCAGCAACATTTCCAGATCCCGATTGTTGGTGGCGCGGGCAACGTCCAGTGCCGTTTGTCCGTCGCTCGCCTCGTAATTGACGTCGGCTCCGGCCGCCACCAGCCTCTCCGCCGTCAGCAAATCCCCGTTGGCCACGATTTTCATCAGCAAAGATTCGCCTCCCTGACTCACGTTGACGTTGGCACCGGCTGCCACCAATACCTTCACCACCGACAGATGGCCGTTTTCCGCCGCCCGCATCACGGGGGTATACCCGTACGGGTCACTGGTGTTCACATCGGCGCCGGCCGATAACAACAGCTGCACGCGCCGCTTTTCACCATTCCCGGCGGCTGAAACCAGCAGTGCATCCGCCTCGGCCAGGGCCTCGGGGCTCAGGGCAACCGGTTGGTTCGGGGAGGCGCAGGCGGACAGGAAAACAACAAGCGGAAGCAATATGAGCAAAACACGGAAGGCGCCGGTTCCCTTGGCCATAACAAACAGTCTCTGTGGATCTCGTTGAAAGGATACGAGGGCCCATTCTGGGCAGACACCGGCGGAAATTAAATCGAGCGAGTCACAAACCCGGGCCATCCTTCAAAAGATCACGCACCACCTGTCGCAGACGATCTTCGCCTTCTCTCTGGCCCAGGCAAAGCCTGTCCGCCTGCAGCGCGGACCAGGGCCGCCCCTGAAGAACACCCTGGCACCAGACCGCAAGCGCCTCATGGCTTTTCAGCCACGCCATGATCCCCGGTGCCTGACTCAGCTTCCGCAATACCGGGACCGTGACCTGAAAGCCACGATGCCCATTGGCGAAATTGCGGAGATCCCGCAAATCATCCCTGTCCAGCGTCGGCCCGGGGGGCAGATCGGCGGTTATCCCGGCCAGCAATGTCGGCTCCAGCCCCTGCCAGTTGCCGGGCAAGAGAGTAAGCCAATGGTCGGCCAGGCGGTTGCGGATGCGTTCTTCCAGATCGCGACCAGCCTGCGAAAAGCCGGCCACCATCTGCAGTGGATATTCGCCACTGGATGCTTCCTGCTGCCAGCCAACCCTGACAACATGCAGACCGCAGGTCTGCCAAAACGCGAGCAGGTCAGCGCTGCCACCGAAGCTGGTTCCGAGGTAATCAACATCCTGCTCGGCGGCATACGCCCTGGCAGCCTGCACCATGCTTTGGCCAATGCCCGCGCGTCTGACCTCGTCTGATACTGCAATGCGGACAACCCTCAGACCCCGCAGGACCGCGGCCTCGGGATAGCCGCTGTGGCTGGCCAACGATTGCGGCAGCAGATGGCCCCGTATTCGCCGGGTGCCCAGACTGACCTGTTCTGCCAGCTCAGCCGGAAGGCCACCCTCAAGCGCGCACCAGAGCACACCAACCGTCTGATCGCCAATTCGCGCGCGCCAGCTACGGGCGGCCGGGTCATCCAGCCACTGCCTCAGATCAGCGGGGCTGGTCCGGTAATGGGCATCCACCAGCAACCCAAAGGCACGGGACAGGGCTCCGTCACTTGCCTCTGCCGGCTCCCAGGGTTCGATGACCAGCTCCCCGGCGCTGTATTCAGTTTTCCCGGGCAAGCGACCACCGTCGGCAGCCAGCAGAAAGAGTCGGGTGATCAGGGCTTCCAGCGGATCGTTCAGGGTCCAGCGTACCGGCTCGCTCAACGTTACCGACTGCCACTGGGGCGTTGATTGATCAAGGACCTGCCGAAAACGAATGGCAAAGCCCCGGCCGGCCCCTTCGTAACCATGGACCGTGGTGGCGAACGCCACTCTCGGCCAGCCGAGCAGAACCGATTTCAGCAGCGGCGCCGGAATCGCTGCTGCCTCATCCACCAGGACCACTTCGGCTTCCGGCCGCAAAGTCAGCAATTCACGTACCGGCATAAACCTCAGGCGGCCACCGGCTCGGGAGCTGAGTATCCCTGGGCTGGCTTCGGCCAACTGGTCTCCGAGAGTCTCACAGGCGTGGCGAAAGAGGGTCTCCACATTCTGCTCCGAGGGCGCGGTAACCACGATGTCCTGCCTGCCTTGGCGCAACAATTCGGCTGCAGCCATACCCATCGCCGCAGATTTGCCACGGCCCCGGTCCGCCGTCACTACCAGCGGCCTGCGCCGGCGGCCTAGGCCAAAACGGACGAGGCGCTGAACCAATTGTTCCTGATCCCGGGTGGCGGCGATTCGAAAGCGTTTCTCAGGCAGGGGCGGAACCGGCGGCCGTGATTCCGGACGGTCGGGTGACACCCGGATGACCGC from Marinobacter adhaerens HP15 encodes the following:
- the ppnN gene encoding nucleotide 5'-monophosphate nucleosidase PpnN yields the protein MQETTINALVSPEGSLEILSNHEVNRLKDRSEGGLYRLFRQCALAVLNTGIETDDCKALMESHADFDVRLVPQPRGLKLELINAPGHAFVDGEMLRAIREHLFSVLRDIIYSHSIPQTAAGFRRDDPEDLTNYVFHILRNARVLQAGRQPDLVVCWGGHSIGHEEYQYSKDVGHQLGLRALSICTGCGPGAMKGPMKGATIGHAKQRVKNGRYIGITEPGIIGAEAPNPIVNELVIMPDIEKRLEAFVRCGHGVIVFPGGVGTAEEILYLLGILLHPDNADLPFPVVFTGRQENAEYFEMIDKFIRNALGDEAASKYEIIIDDPVRVAQTMKKGMKEVETFRRAMQDAYYFNWMLKIDPVFQLPFEPNHDNMRALELHRDQPVHLIAANLRKAFSGIVAGNVKEGGIRQVQEKGPFEIAGDPTLIKPLEAMLEQFVTQNRMKLPGSSAYRPSYRIVSGAA
- a CDS encoding c-type cytochrome, whose product is MNLKHYAVAGIFALGAAVPAVVSAADAEAGKAKAAVCAACHGQNGLAQIPTYPNLAGQNEQYLVSALKAYKNKQRSGGQAAIMQGQAAALSDADIANLAAYFASLPADGGK
- a CDS encoding enoyl-CoA hydratase/isomerase family protein: MSVEAEELACREGHMGVLTLNSPGTLNALSEHMIEQIQDILDRWANDDRICIVVIQGAGERAFCAGGDIRELYDAILDGQEPEKPVRFFSREYRMDYNIHRFPKPVLGIAHGVVMGGGLGVFSGCRYRLVTPDVTLAMPEITIGLFPDVGASWFLKRLPGRLGLFMGLTGARLNVSDTLRVGLADMAILPEDRDRLLDRLASERWTGQTAADDNRLFRLLNQIQTPDYRTLPPSHLARHEQRIARLSAGDELPDIVDQLLAAEVDCDWWHACMNTLRNGCPVSAWLVWTQLQKAQQMSLKDAFRMELAMVSECIRRPDLTEGIRALAIDKDRQPKWSYPSVADVPEDVVAAHFTPEWDDETDPMGLE
- a CDS encoding ankyrin repeat domain-containing protein translates to MAKGTGAFRVLLILLPLVVFLSACASPNQPVALSPEALAEADALLVSAAGNGEKRRVQLLLSAGADVNTSDPYGYTPVMRAAENGHLSVVKVLVAAGANVNVSQGGESLLMKIVANGDLLTAERLVAAGADVNYEASDGQTALDVARATNNRDLEMLLVQAGAEF
- a CDS encoding tRNA(Met) cytidine acetyltransferase TmcA; the encoded protein is MSHSGPDAKADPSAWRALQDSLTANGERRLVLLEGDREQNLRWLSGLLPGLEIQSGLWTGPADHSPDTRLTRVTPPGARKWLGCEVSLIVWDGWHGNPPDAFAALSGALTAGGLLFWLMPPLAEWSRFADPDYSRTGLEHGPNHPFAARMADLLADDDAVIRVSPDRPESRPPVPPLPEKRFRIAATRDQEQLVQRLVRFGLGRRRRPLVVTADRGRGKSAAMGMAAAELLRQGRQDIVVTAPSEQNVETLFRHACETLGDQLAEASPGILSSRAGGRLRFMPVRELLTLRPEAEVVLVDEAAAIPAPLLKSVLLGWPRVAFATTVHGYEGAGRGFAIRFRQVLDQSTPQWQSVTLSEPVRWTLNDPLEALITRLFLLAADGGRLPGKTEYSAGELVIEPWEPAEASDGALSRAFGLLVDAHYRTSPADLRQWLDDPAARSWRARIGDQTVGVLWCALEGGLPAELAEQVSLGTRRIRGHLLPQSLASHSGYPEAAVLRGLRVVRIAVSDEVRRAGIGQSMVQAARAYAAEQDVDYLGTSFGGSADLLAFWQTCGLHVVRVGWQQEASSGEYPLQMVAGFSQAGRDLEERIRNRLADHWLTLLPGNWQGLEPTLLAGITADLPPGPTLDRDDLRDLRNFANGHRGFQVTVPVLRKLSQAPGIMAWLKSHEALAVWCQGVLQGRPWSALQADRLCLGQREGEDRLRQVVRDLLKDGPGL